CGCCGAGACCCGGCACTTCACCCGCGCCGCCGAGCGCGAGCACGTGGCCCAGCCCTCGCTGTCGCAGCAGATCAAAGCGCTCGAACGGGAGCTGGGGGCGGAGCTGTTCAGCCGGGCGCGGGGGAACATCGCGCTCACCGACGCGGGCGAGGCGCTGCTGCCGCTGGCGCGGCGGATCCTGGCGGACGCGGACACGGCGCGGCTGGAGGTGCAGGAGCTGGCGCAGCTGCGGCGCGGCCGGGTCCGGCTGGGTGCCACCCCGAGCGTGTGCACGGGTCTGCTGCCGGCGGTACTGCGCGCCTTCCACACGGCGCATCCGGGCATCGAGCTGCTGATCGAGGAGAGCGGTTCGCTGGACCTGGTACGGGAACTCGCGCGCGGGGTCCTGGACCTGGCCCTGATCGCCCTGCCGCTGCCGCCCTCGGCGCCCGCCCTGACCACGGTGGAGCTGCTGACGGAGGACCTGGTGGTGGTCTCGTCCGCCGACCTCCCGCCCCCGGCGGGCGGCGGGGAACTGACCATCGCCGACCTGCGCGAGGAGCCGATGGTGATGTTCCGCCACGGCTACGACCTGCGGGACCTGACGGTGGGGGCCTGCCGGGCCGCGGGCTTCGAGCCGGTGTTCACGGTGGAGGGCGGGGAGATGGACGCGGTCCTGGGCTTCGTGCGGGCCGGGCTGGGCATCGCGGTGGTCCCGGCCATGGTCGTCGACCACGCCGGCCCGGGGCTGCGCGCCACCCCCCTCGCCGGCTCCCCGCTGCGGCGCACGATCGCCCTGGCCCACCGCACGGACGTGGCGCCCCCGCGCGCGGCGCGCGAGCTGAAGCGCATCCTGGTCGGCTGAGCCTTCGGGAGGAGGCCGGCCGGCCGGCGGCCGGTCGGCGGCCGGTCAGGCCGGGGGTATGGGCAGGGCCCGGTCGAGGCCCTCGGCCAGCATGGTGAAGGCCCGGTCGGCGTCGGCGACGGCGGCCGGGTAGGCCGCGTCGGCACTCTGACCGGCCGAGAGGCGGCGCCAGTTCTCCCGGCCCAGCTCCTGGCGGACCGTCACCAGGTGCAGCGCCGCGAGGCGGGCGGTGAGCGGGGGGACCGCCTCCGCCTCCAGGACGCCGGCGAGCAGTTCCACCTCGCGCGCCGTGTAGTGGGCCAGTCTGCCCTCCAGGCTGGCCGTGGAGTACAGCAGCCCCTGGAAGGCGAGCACGTTCGGGTGGTCGCAGAGCCCGGTGATGGGGTCGCGCTCGGCGAGGGCCGCCAGGAAGTGCTCGTGAACGGCCCGCACCGGGGTCCGGCCCGCCGGCCGGTCGCGCACGATGCGCGCCGCCTCGTCCTGGTGGTCGGCGAAGCGGTCGAGCACCAGGTCCTCCTTGCTCGGGAAGTACCGGAACAGGGTGGGCTTGGAGACCTCGGCCGCGGCGGCCACGTCGGCCACCGACACGGCATCGAAGCCCCGCTCGAGGAAGAGCTCCAGCGCCGTGGCCGCCAGCTGGCGCCGCGTACGCAGCTTCTTGGCTTCCCTCAGACCCGCCCTCAGACCCGTCGTGTTGTCCATGTCGTCCAGCGTAGCACGGAATCATGACCGGGTTAATTTTGTGACCGGGTTGCTTTTTCTTTCCTCACGCGCTTTCCTTGTGTCATCGACGACGAGAGGAACTCCGATGACCGACGTACTGATCGCGGGCTCCGGCCCCACCGGACTGACCCTGGCCTGTGAGCTGGCGCTGCGCGGTGTCTCTGTCCGCGTCCTCGACCAGCGGCCGGGACCGCACCGCGAATCCCGCGGCAAGGGCCTCACCCCGGGCAGCCTGGAGGTCTTCGCCCGGCTCGGCGCCGCCGAGCGGATCTCCGCCATCGGCGCGCGGCGCATGGTCCTGCGCAAGTACTTCGACGGCGCCCACATCCAGGACACGGCGACCGGCGGCGGGGTCCTGATCGCCCAGTGGCAGGTCGAAGATGTCCTGCGCGAGCGGCTCGCCGGCCTCGGCGTACGGATCGAGTACGAGGCCCAGGTGGCCGGCATCGCCCAGGAAGCCGGCGGGGTCACCGTACGGCTGGCCGACGGCCGCAGCGCCCGGGCGGGGTACCTCGCCGGGTGCGACGGTGGCCACAGCTCGACCCGGCGCCTGCTCGGGATCCCCTTCGAAGGCCACACCGAGGAGGCGCCGACGATGGTGATCGGGGACGTGAGGGCCCCGGGCCTGAGCCGGGAGTACTGGCACCAGTGGTTCACCTCGGACGGCGGCGGGATGATGCTCTGCCCCATGCCCGAGACGGACACCTTCCAGCTCCAGGCCTCGCCCGAGCTCGACGGGGACGGCCGGCCGCTGGCGCCCTCCCTGGAGGGCCTCCAGCGGCTCTTCGACCGGCACGCTCGGATGGAGGGCATACGGCTGGCGGATCCCACCTGGATGTCGACCTGGCGGGTCAATGTCCGCATGGCCGCCCGGATGCGCGAGGGCCGGGTCTTCCTTGCCGGAGACGCGGCCCATGTCCATCCGATAGCCGGCGGGCTGGGCATGAACACCGGCATCCAGGACGCCGCGGCCCTCGGCCGGACCCTGGCCGGGGCCCTGACCGGGCAGGGCGGGGAGGACGTGCTCGACGGGTACGAGGCCGAGCGGCTGCCGGCCGCCGCCGAGGTGCTGGCCGACACCACCGAGCGGCACCGGCGGGTCCTGGAAGCCGTGCGCGAGCCCGGCCGGGGGACGGAGGCCGGTCTGGACTGACCCGCCCCCCGAGCCCCCGGCCCGGCGCCGGCCCCGGCGCGGACGGGAGGGCGCCGGGGGCGGCCGGGACGCGGCCGGGGGCGGACGGGGTCAGGGGGTGGGCACGGCGTCCGAGAGGGAGAGGGCGTGGATCCGGTCCGGGGAGCCGGGGCGGGCGTAGTACCAGCCCTGGGCGGTGTCGCAGCCGAGGGCGCGCAGCTGGGCCGCCTGGGCGCCGGTCTCCACCCCCTCGACCGTCACCGCGAGTTCGAGACTGTGGGCCAGGGCGACGATGCCCTCCACGATCTTGACGTCGACGGGGTCGGCGGGCTGCTGCTGCATCCCCTGGGTGAAGGAGCGGTCCAGCTTCAGGACGCTGACCGGCAGACGGCGCAGGTTGGCCAGGTTCGAGTAGCCGGTGCCGAAGTCGTCGAGGGCGATGTCCACGCCCAGGGCGGCGAGCCGGCGCAGTGGCTCGAGGAGTTCGTCGTCGGCCCCGATCAGCGCCGACTCGGTGACCTCCAGGCACAGGGCGCCCGGGGCCAGCCCGGAGGCCTCCAGCACGCGCACGGTGTCGGCGACCAGGCCGGGGTGGTGGAGCTGGGTGGGCGAGAGGTTGACGTTGACGCGCAGGGTGGCCCCGCCGTGCTGGAGCTGCCAGTTGCGGGCCTGGCGGACGGACTCCTCCAGGACCCAGCGGCCGAGCGGCACGATCAGCCCGGTCCGCTCGGCGAGCGGGATGAAGCGGTCCGGGCCGAGCACGCCGTACTGCGGGTGCGACCAGCGCACCAGCGCCTCCGCGCCGCGCACGCTGCCGTCGTGCATGTGCACCAGGGGCTGGTACTCGATGAAGAACTCGCCGCGCTCCAGCGCCGCCGGCAGGGCGTTGGTCAGGCCGTGCCGGGTGATGGCGCGGGCGTCGGCCTCCGCGTCGGCGAACTCGAAGCGGTTGCCGCCGGCCGCCTTGGCCCGGTACATGGTGATGTCGGCGCTGCGCAGCACCTCCGCCGGAGTGCGCTCGCCCGCCCGGCCCTCGACGATGCCGATGCTGCCGCGCACCGACAGCTCCCGTCCCTCCAGCCGGATGGGGGTGGACAGCGCCGACAGGATGCGCACCGCCAGGTCGGTCACCTTCTCCTCGTTGTCGGCGGCGGGCCCGGTCGTCAGGGCCACGAACTCGTCGCCGCCCAGGCGCGCGACGACCTCGCCCGGTCCGGTGGCGCAGCTCTGCAGCCGGTCGGCGACCTCCACCAGCAGCCGGTCCCCCGCCGAGTGGCCGAGGCTGTCGTTGACCGTCTTGAACCCGTCGAGGTCGAGGTAGCACAGGCCGAAGCGGCTGCCGGGGGTGGCGTTCAGGGCCTTCTCCAGCCGCTCGAAGAACAGCGTCCGGTTGGGCAGCCCGGTCAGGGCGTCGTGGGTGGCCTCGTAGCGCAGCCGGAGGTTGAGCAGCCGGCGTTCGGTGGTGTCCTCCATCAGGGCCAGCTGGTACTGCGGGACCCCGTCGGCGTCGCGCAGCAGGGACACCGTCAGGTTGGTCCACAGCACGGTCCCGTCGTGCCGGTAGTAGGGCTTCTCCACCCGGTAGTGCTCGCGCTCCCCGCGCACGAGCTCCCCGTACATCCGCCAGACGTGCGGGGTGTCGTCGGGGTGGCCCCACTCGCTGACGTTGCGGCTGCGGACGTGCCCTTCCAGGCCGCCGAACATCTTGAGGAGGGTGTCGTTGACCTCGAGGACGTTGCCGTCCAGATCGGCGATGCCGATCCCCACGGCCGCCCCCTCGAAGACCGCCCGGAAGCGCTCCTCGCTGGCGTGCAGGGCCTGCTGGGCGTCGGTGCGGGCCGTCAGCGCGGAGCGGGCGATGGCCTCCTGCTCGCGCAGGGTCCGCTCGCGCAGCGCGCGGGCGAACCCGGCGGCGATGCCGTGCTGGAGGCGGGCGCAGCGCGACCGGTACTCCTCGGTGCCCTCGGCCCCGGCGCCGTCCGGGCCGCAGTACAGCACCAGGTAGGACTCGACCACCCCGAGCGTCCCGGCGAGCGCCTCGGGGTCGGTGCAGTGCACGGCGACGAGTTCGGCGCCCACGCGCTGGGCGACGCCCGCGTCGAAGGGCCGGGCGTGCAGGGCCTCGGTCAGGGTCCGGGCGAGGGGGACGAGGTGCTGTTCGAACTCGGGGCGGGTCAGGGAGGTCGCCGTGACGGGGAAGATGGCCCGCCCCCAGATGGTCGCGAAGCGGGCGATGCGGTCCTCGAGCCCGCTCCGCAGCTCGCGCAGCGGCGCCCGGCCCTGGTGCGGGCCGGGCGGCGGGGTGGGGTCCGCCGGGGCCGGCGGGGGCGTCGGCTCCCCGGCGGCCTCCGGGCGGGCGGGGCCGGCGGGCGGGGGCGTCGGAGCGGGGAGTCTCACGGCTTGCGTCCCACGCCGCCGAAGCCCGAGAAGGCGTACGGATCCTCCGGTGCCTCGCCGTCGGCGAGGGGTCCGGTGCCTTCGGGGTGCCAGTCGGGCATGGACACGAGGCCCGGCTCCAGCAGCTCGAACCCGTCGAAGAAGCCGGTGATCTCCTCGTGGCGGCGCATGACCAGCGGGTTGCGGATGTCCCGGTAGACGCCGACGGCCCCGCCCGCGGCCTCCTCGGTGAGCGGGATGCCCTCGTAGGAGGCGTGGGTGAGGATCAGCAGGCTGCCCGGGGCCAGCGCGTCGCGCAGCTCGGCGACGGCGGCGTACGGCCGGTCCGTGTCCTCCAGGAAGTGCAGTACGGCGACAAGCAGCAGCGCGACGGGCCGGTCCAGGTCCAGGAGCCGGCCGACCTCGGGGGAGCCCAGGATGTCCTGCGGCTTGCGCAGGTCGGCGGAGACGACGCCGGTGCGGTCGTCGCCGGCGAGGACGGCGTGGCTGTGGGCGACGGCCACCGGGTCGTGGTCCACGTAGACCACGCGGGCCTCGGGGCTGGCGGCGCGGGCGACCTCGTGGACGTTGCCGAAGGTCGGGATGCCGGAGCCGATGTCGAGGAACTGGGTGACGCCCCCGGCCACGGCGTGGCGGACCGCGCGGCGCATGAACGCCCGGTTGGCCTGCATGATCTTGGGCAGACCCGGCATGAATTCCATGGCGCGGCGGGCGGCCTGGCGGTCGACCTCGAAATTGTGGGAGCCGCCCAGGTAGTAATCGTAGATACGGGACACACTGGGCACCGATATGTCGATGCCTGGCGGGGCCCAGGCGGGGCGTTCCATCGGGGTCTCCAAGCGTCGTCGTGCCGCGGTCGTGCGGGGGTCCGTCCGGGAGGTGGGACGGGGGTCGGACTGCTGTCCGAGCCGAATGTACTGATCATTTCCCAACAGGGCGAGCTAAAGCGGAAATTGGCGGTCCGTTCTTGGTCACACACCAAAGGCACGTGCGGACCCCGACATCGATGGCGAAGAAACCGACAAATACCTTTTGGGATTTGGCCATCCAACGATCAGAAGCGCTCCAAATCTGGCTCAAACCTCTACGCTCCACACTCCACCCGTTCAGGCGAACCGACGCCGCGCCCCGCGTGCGCGGGCGCGCGCGGGCCCATGCTCCCCGGGTGAACAGAGCCTGTGCCAGGCGCCTGCTGGCGGTCCCGGTCCTGCTGTGGGCGGCGTTGTCCACCACACCGGCCATGGCCGATAGCTGTGCCTACGCGACGATCGGCACCTCGGGCGACGGGGCCTCCATCGAGCTGTCCGCGTTCGCCGGCAGCGGCGGGAGCGGAGTCGGCCGAGGTGGCGGACATCACGACGGCCGCGGCCACGGGCACGGTCGTGGCCACGGCCACGGCCACCACTGCCCGCCGCCGCCTCCCCCGCCGTGCCCGCCCAAGCCCACCCCCAAGCCACCACCGCCACCACCGCCCTCTCCCCCGCCGAAGCCGCCACCCCCCAAGCCCACCCCGCCGCCACCGCCGCCGAAGCCGGCCCCCGCGCCGCCCGCACCGGCCCCCAAGCCGGTGCCGGTGCCCAAGCCGGTACCGGTACCGGCACCGAAGCCCGCGCCCCGGGTGTACGAGGCACCCGCCCCGCCACCGCCCGCGCCCGAGCCACCGCCCGCACCGGCGGCGACCCCGCCGCCCAGGCCCGTGGCCCGTCCCGCGTACCACGCCCCCGCCCGCAAACCGGTGGAGCGCCACGTCTCACCGGTCACCTTCACCCTCATGACCGCCGCCCCGGCCGTGCTCGCGATCGTCGCACTGCGCCCGCGCTAGGGGGTGTCCCCCTGAACCGCACCCACCGCTCATCGATTTTGGAGTCATCTTGTCGGAATGGCTCGTCCTGTCCCTCGCGATGGCCGCGGCCTGTGCCGTGGTGCTGTCCATCGCCTTCTTCAACCACCGCAGGATCGGCGAGGACGACGATCCGAACGAGACCCCGGACGTCATCGAGTACATGACGATGATGATCGGGGTGATCTACGCGATCGTGCTGGGCCTGGCGATCGCGGGCGTCTGGGAGGGCCGCGGGGCCGCCCAGGAGTACGTACGCCAGGAGGCCCAGGCCCTGCACGAGATCAGCGTCCGCTCCGAGGTCTACCCGGCCGACGTGCGCAAGAGGATCCGCTCCGACGTCGACGCGTACGTGACCTACGTGGTCGACACGGAATGGGAGCAGATGGCCCAGGACGGCGACCTCACCGAACGCAGCGGGGAGCTGCTCGAGAAGATCCGCCGGGACGTCACCGACTACGAGCCGCAGACCGACCACGAGGGGCAGGCCTACCAGCCGCTGGTCGACCAGGTCGCGCTGGTGGACGACGCCCGCAACTCACGCGGCCAGAGCGCCGGGGCCACCATGCCCGGGGTGGTGTGGTTCGGGCTGATCGCCGGGGCCCTGGTGACGGTGGGCCTGATCTTCACCCTGCAGATCCGCCGCTCCTTCCGCGAGATGCTGCTGGCCGGCCTCTTCAGCGCGCTGATCGCCTTCCTGCTCTTCCTGATCTGGGACTTCGACGCCCCCTTCGGCCGGGGCATCGCCGCCACCGCCGAGCCCTTCCTCGCCCAGTTCCCGCACCTGGGGCTGAAGAGCTGAACGCGCGCCCGCTCCCGGGAAACCGGGGGCGGGCCTCCCGTCGCCGGTTCGGCCTACGGGCATGCCCCATTCGCCCGTTCCTGATCGCGGGTCACCCGACCGGCACCTAGCGTGGCGGACATCGAGGTGCACGACCCCCCACGTGCGGAGACGCTGCGCGACTGCCCCTCGGGGATCCGGAGGACCGACCATGGGTGCGATACGCAGCTCCGCCATCGCCCTGCTGAGCACCGGCGCCGCCGGCGCCGTTCTCGCGTTCGGCGTGTTCGCCGCGCCCTCCGCCCCGGCGGCCGAGCCGGCGCAAGTCACCTCCTTCGGCTTCGCCGTCACCCCCTCCACGGTCGCCCCCGGCGGCCAGGTGACGCTCTCCGTCACCAACTGCGACGCCGCCTACGCCACCGCCTCCTCCGGGGTCTTCGACACCGTGAGCATCGCGCGCGGACAGACCGTCCGGGTCACCGTGGACCGTGACGCCCGGCGCGGAGCCCTGTATTCCGTCACCTTCACCTGCAACGGGGAGAACGGCTCCGCCGACCTCACCATCGCCGGCGGTACGACGAGCCCCAGCACCAGCTCCACCACCGGCATCCGGCCCAGCCCCTCCACGGGCACCACGGCCGGCATCCAGCCGCGCGCCACCCCCACCACGCGCACCACCCCGGCCACCCGCACCACTCCCACCACCCGCAGCTCCGCCGGAGCCACCCTCGGCGTGCGGGGCGGGCTCGGCGGCAGCGTGGCCGGGATGGACCCCCTGGAACTCGGTGCGGGCGCCGCGCTCTTCCTCGCCGCCGCGGGCGGTACGGCGTACGCCCTGCGCCGGCGCCGCCAGGCCCGCGGCCACTGACCCCGCGCCGTCGCCGACCGCCGGCCACCACCGGTCGCCCCGGGTCCTGGGCGGGACCCGGGGCGGACGGCGGCGGGGGCCGGGCGGCGTCAGCCCCGGGAGCCCGCCGGACGGCGGCGGCGCATCACGTGCGCGCCCGCGCCGAGTGCCGCGACGCCCACCAGACCCGCGCCGATGGCCGTCTCGGCGGTGGACGGGCCGAAGGAACCGCCGATACCGCCCTGTGCTCCGTTGCCGGGCAGGATCGTGAACCGGTGGGTGGCCACCAGGCTGTTGTCGTGGCACTTGACCGACAGCGTGTGGTGGCCGGGCGAGGCGTGGTTGAAGATCCGGACGGTCGCGAAGCCGATGGAGCCGGCCGACAGGTTCGTCTGCGGAAAGTTGCCGTTCGACCAGACCGTGCCGCCGTGGCCGCAGCCCGCGGCGCTGACCTGCATCGAGGCACCCTGGTGCACGGAGTACGGGTTGACCGTGACGTTGCTGGGGCCGTTGCCGCCGCCCTGCGGCGAGTTCGCGGCGGCGAACGAGGCACTGAGCCCGATCGCGGCGCAGGCGGCCGCGGTCACGGTGAGAGCGCGCAGAACACGCATGGTGGAACCTCCAGCGGGAAGCGCCCCGGAGCGGTGGCCCGGGCAGATCGACGAGAACGCCTCCCATCACGAACCCTCGGCGCGGCTCGCAACCAGCGCATTTCCGCCTTTGGGCCGCCCGGTTGAGCGACACGCCGAAGCGCGGACTGATCATCTGACGGATCCGCAGGTCATGAGCCGTCAGGCATTTATGTGACGAATACCTGGATGGGCGCACCCCAACCGGGCGCACCACCCGTTCGCCCTTCCCCGATCGCCGTCCCGGCCGTGCACCCTTAACGTGCGTGAAGAAGGGCGTACCGGGGAGGGACATGAACGCGGGTCGGGACCCCCGCGTCGGGAAGGGAGAGCCATGACCGAGGACGAGTGCGAGCAGCCGCCGAGGAGACGCTCCCCCTGGGGAGTCCTCGCGCTGGTCATGCTCAGCGGCCTCGCCATGATGAGGAACGGGGCGAACGCCGAGGACGGGCCGCCGCAGCCCACCGCCGCGGCGGCCGTCGCCGTGCGCGCGGACCAGCTGCCGGCGCCGACGCCGCCGGCGGACCTGGAGGTGCTGGAGCACTCGTCGGTGCAGCGCGTCCGGATTCCGACGATCAACGTGGACGCGCCGGTGATGACGGTCGGGCTGGACGCGCAGGGGTGGATCGACGCCCCGCCACCGCAGGAGCGCAACCTGGCGGGCTGGTACCTCAACGGCATCTCGCCGGGCCAGCAGGGTTCGGCGGTGATCGTGGGGCACGTGGACAACGCGCAGGGCCCGGCGGTCTTCTACGGCCTGGGCTCGGTCAAGCCGGGCAGCCGGATCGAGGTGGAGCGCTACGACGGGCGGATCGCCGTCTTCGAGGTGTACGGAGTGGAGGTGTTCTCCAAGGAGGCCTTCCCCGGAGCCCGGGTGTACGGGGACACCGGGCACGCGGAGCTCCGGGTGATCACCTGTGGCGGCGCCTACTCGAAGGCCAAGGGGTACGACGGCAACGTGGTCGTCTTCGCCCGGATGGTGGCGACCCGCTGACGGAACGTTTCCCTCCAGGGCGCGACGGGCCCCGGCGGGCCGGGGGCCACCTCCCCGACCCGCCGGAGGGGGTACCGCGCCCTCAGCGGGTCGGCAGCGTCATCCGGTAGCCGCGTCCGAGCAGTTGGGGCAGGTACGCCTCGAGCGCCCGGACGCTCTGCGACCGGTCGCCGCCGGCGTCGTGGTTGAGCACGATCACCCCGGGGGCGGCGCCCCCCAGCACCCGGGAGATGATCGTGGCGGTCCCCGGCTCCTTCCAGTCGAGGGTGTCCACGGTCCAGGCGAGCGGCTCCATCCCCAGGTCGGCGCCGATCTCGAAGGCGGCCCGGTTCCACGCCCCGTACGGCGCCCGGAACCACTGCGGGGCCTGGCCCACGGCCTGCTGCACGACCTCGCTCGTGCGCCCGATCTCGGCCTCGAGGGCGGAGCGGCCGAGCGTGGGGATGAGCGGGTGCGTCCAGGTGTGGTTGCCGATGACGTGCCCCTCGGTGGTCATCCGGCGCAGCAGGTCGCGGTTCTCGGCTGCCATCTCCCCGCAGACGAAGAACATCGCGCGGACCCCGTACCGGGCGAGGGTGTCGAGGATGGCCGGGGTGTAGCGGGGGTCGGGGCCGTCGTCGAAGGTCAGCACCATGGAACTGCCCTCGGCGGCTTCGGCGGGCAGCTCCAGGATGGGCCGGCTGCGGACGGCGGGCTTGGCGACGGGGGGCCGGGCGGGTGCCTCGGCGGTCATCGGCCGCAGCCGGTAGGACTTGTCGGGCGGCCCTTCGGGGCGCAGCCCGGGGGCTCCGGCGGCGCCCGCCGGCCCGGGCGCCGGTCCGGGAGCGGCGCCGGGGGCGCCGGCGGGGGCGCCGGCGGTGGATCCGCCCTGGGGGCCGCCCTCGCCGGCGGTGACCAGGCCGGAGGCGGCGGCGATTCCGAGGAAGACGGCGGTACGCAGGAGCATGCGTCGCCCTACTGTCGGCTCGTCATTTTTCATTATTACTACGTATCAACGACATCGCCGCAGATGTCGAGAGGCGCGGACGCGCCCCGCCCCCGTCACCCCCTCGGACCAGCCACCCCGCTGATCAGCTCTGTCGCACCAGGGGGAACGGCAGCGTCTCGCGGATCGTCAGACCCGTGAGGAACATGACCAGCCGGTCGACGCCGATGCCCAGTCCTCCGGTGGGCGGCATGGCGTACTCCAGGGCGTCGAGGAAGTCGTTGTCGAGTTCCATCGCCTCGGGGTCGCCGCCCGCCGCCAGCAGCGACTGGGCGGTCAGCCGGCGGCGCTGCTCGACGGGGTCGGTCAGCTCCGAGTAGGCGGTGCCCAGTTCGGTGCCGAAGGCCACCAGGTCCCAGCGCTCGGCCAGCCTGGGGTCCTTGCGGTGCTGGCGGGTGAGCGGGGAGACGTCGGTCGGGAAGTCCTTGTAGAAGGTGGGGAGTTTCGTCCGCTCCTCCACCAGCCGCTCGTACATCTCCAGGACCACGTCGCCCCGGGTGTCCTTGGGCCCGTGCGGGACGCCCGCC
This is a stretch of genomic DNA from Streptomyces sp. NBC_00091. It encodes these proteins:
- a CDS encoding LysR family transcriptional regulator is translated as MQFQQLVYFVAVAETRHFTRAAEREHVAQPSLSQQIKALERELGAELFSRARGNIALTDAGEALLPLARRILADADTARLEVQELAQLRRGRVRLGATPSVCTGLLPAVLRAFHTAHPGIELLIEESGSLDLVRELARGVLDLALIALPLPPSAPALTTVELLTEDLVVVSSADLPPPAGGGELTIADLREEPMVMFRHGYDLRDLTVGACRAAGFEPVFTVEGGEMDAVLGFVRAGLGIAVVPAMVVDHAGPGLRATPLAGSPLRRTIALAHRTDVAPPRAARELKRILVG
- a CDS encoding TetR/AcrR family transcriptional regulator — its product is MDNTTGLRAGLREAKKLRTRRQLAATALELFLERGFDAVSVADVAAAAEVSKPTLFRYFPSKEDLVLDRFADHQDEAARIVRDRPAGRTPVRAVHEHFLAALAERDPITGLCDHPNVLAFQGLLYSTASLEGRLAHYTAREVELLAGVLEAEAVPPLTARLAALHLVTVRQELGRENWRRLSAGQSADAAYPAAVADADRAFTMLAEGLDRALPIPPA
- a CDS encoding FAD-dependent monooxygenase; protein product: MTDVLIAGSGPTGLTLACELALRGVSVRVLDQRPGPHRESRGKGLTPGSLEVFARLGAAERISAIGARRMVLRKYFDGAHIQDTATGGGVLIAQWQVEDVLRERLAGLGVRIEYEAQVAGIAQEAGGVTVRLADGRSARAGYLAGCDGGHSSTRRLLGIPFEGHTEEAPTMVIGDVRAPGLSREYWHQWFTSDGGGMMLCPMPETDTFQLQASPELDGDGRPLAPSLEGLQRLFDRHARMEGIRLADPTWMSTWRVNVRMAARMREGRVFLAGDAAHVHPIAGGLGMNTGIQDAAALGRTLAGALTGQGGEDVLDGYEAERLPAAAEVLADTTERHRRVLEAVREPGRGTEAGLD
- a CDS encoding bifunctional diguanylate cyclase/phosphodiesterase, with the protein product MRELRSGLEDRIARFATIWGRAIFPVTATSLTRPEFEQHLVPLARTLTEALHARPFDAGVAQRVGAELVAVHCTDPEALAGTLGVVESYLVLYCGPDGAGAEGTEEYRSRCARLQHGIAAGFARALRERTLREQEAIARSALTARTDAQQALHASEERFRAVFEGAAVGIGIADLDGNVLEVNDTLLKMFGGLEGHVRSRNVSEWGHPDDTPHVWRMYGELVRGEREHYRVEKPYYRHDGTVLWTNLTVSLLRDADGVPQYQLALMEDTTERRLLNLRLRYEATHDALTGLPNRTLFFERLEKALNATPGSRFGLCYLDLDGFKTVNDSLGHSAGDRLLVEVADRLQSCATGPGEVVARLGGDEFVALTTGPAADNEEKVTDLAVRILSALSTPIRLEGRELSVRGSIGIVEGRAGERTPAEVLRSADITMYRAKAAGGNRFEFADAEADARAITRHGLTNALPAALERGEFFIEYQPLVHMHDGSVRGAEALVRWSHPQYGVLGPDRFIPLAERTGLIVPLGRWVLEESVRQARNWQLQHGGATLRVNVNLSPTQLHHPGLVADTVRVLEASGLAPGALCLEVTESALIGADDELLEPLRRLAALGVDIALDDFGTGYSNLANLRRLPVSVLKLDRSFTQGMQQQPADPVDVKIVEGIVALAHSLELAVTVEGVETGAQAAQLRALGCDTAQGWYYARPGSPDRIHALSLSDAVPTP
- a CDS encoding SAM-dependent methyltransferase is translated as MERPAWAPPGIDISVPSVSRIYDYYLGGSHNFEVDRQAARRAMEFMPGLPKIMQANRAFMRRAVRHAVAGGVTQFLDIGSGIPTFGNVHEVARAASPEARVVYVDHDPVAVAHSHAVLAGDDRTGVVSADLRKPQDILGSPEVGRLLDLDRPVALLLVAVLHFLEDTDRPYAAVAELRDALAPGSLLILTHASYEGIPLTEEAAGGAVGVYRDIRNPLVMRRHEEITGFFDGFELLEPGLVSMPDWHPEGTGPLADGEAPEDPYAFSGFGGVGRKP
- a CDS encoding DUF4239 domain-containing protein: MSEWLVLSLAMAAACAVVLSIAFFNHRRIGEDDDPNETPDVIEYMTMMIGVIYAIVLGLAIAGVWEGRGAAQEYVRQEAQALHEISVRSEVYPADVRKRIRSDVDAYVTYVVDTEWEQMAQDGDLTERSGELLEKIRRDVTDYEPQTDHEGQAYQPLVDQVALVDDARNSRGQSAGATMPGVVWFGLIAGALVTVGLIFTLQIRRSFREMLLAGLFSALIAFLLFLIWDFDAPFGRGIAATAEPFLAQFPHLGLKS
- a CDS encoding class F sortase; the protein is MTEDECEQPPRRRSPWGVLALVMLSGLAMMRNGANAEDGPPQPTAAAAVAVRADQLPAPTPPADLEVLEHSSVQRVRIPTINVDAPVMTVGLDAQGWIDAPPPQERNLAGWYLNGISPGQQGSAVIVGHVDNAQGPAVFYGLGSVKPGSRIEVERYDGRIAVFEVYGVEVFSKEAFPGARVYGDTGHAELRVITCGGAYSKAKGYDGNVVVFARMVATR
- a CDS encoding polysaccharide deacetylase family protein produces the protein MLLRTAVFLGIAAASGLVTAGEGGPQGGSTAGAPAGAPGAAPGPAPGPAGAAGAPGLRPEGPPDKSYRLRPMTAEAPARPPVAKPAVRSRPILELPAEAAEGSSMVLTFDDGPDPRYTPAILDTLARYGVRAMFFVCGEMAAENRDLLRRMTTEGHVIGNHTWTHPLIPTLGRSALEAEIGRTSEVVQQAVGQAPQWFRAPYGAWNRAAFEIGADLGMEPLAWTVDTLDWKEPGTATIISRVLGGAAPGVIVLNHDAGGDRSQSVRALEAYLPQLLGRGYRMTLPTR